One window of Microcoleus vaginatus PCC 9802 genomic DNA carries:
- a CDS encoding calcium-binding protein, with protein sequence MEERLALENESGTLFPKPDETQNSVGGLDTNTPTISAEDSTNLINEALERELGLGIVADNDQFTTEFNAVPEEGAGDDADDSGIAFQTFGGTDDDDDEDLDDGNGMEPRRRVVGSNDDDLIVATGNQDEIYGKEGKDEIKGNRRNKNKIYAGKGDDDCEGGDEDDEVRGDRGNDKVKGGKGNDTLNGGKDNDTVMGGEGNDTCQGDDGDDWAHGNEGKDNVKGGAGNDSIYGGKDDDDCGGDEGNDIVRGDRGNDNVSGGAGNDTVNGGKDNDIVRGDADSDVCSGDDGNDNVSGGTGNDTVSGGADSDKCEGDDGDDSVSGGTGNDTVSGGGGSDQVSGDDGDDSVSGGIGDDTLMGGDGNDKCEGNDGDDSVMGGAGDDSVMGGGGTDTLVTGDGNDVADGGDGDDSVSGGGDGEDTLMGGDGNDTLMGGTGNHTCIGGGGNDVYGLSDSNSGASAVISDYEDGKDKFMLTGGLNFNSLSFVQVQANTEIRVNNKTLVQLSNVNATQIDASDFLGVDPQTQTPNQTPTQTPTPTANPIFNPPRVGANKNGVAGSSGGEQTISRELLEFVDDQQGPSGITYTVTELPDPTTGQLFFKGVAVQPGSTFTQADINAGFVSFKATLGYKGKAGFGFKVSNGRAEFPSQRFSVNVEQNVFNFAGTTEPQVIVGSATLDNDIEGSDGDDDITAGTGKDKIIGGKGKDKIKAGDGDNDIDSGDDDDDIVVGKGKNKIISGKGKDKIKVGDGDNDIDSGDDDDDIEVGKGKNKIKGGLGNDKIKGGDDDDSIEGGLGTNILTGGAGKDSFIYRTSRQEIQTVAEADFITDFNVTDDVLELSTAAFGNLSVSSLTRLDITLNSAPGSIGSANLLDFTLDTSVTSIATLQARFAQLGGNPEAPIFCQFTDAATGRSVLVFAVGARFEIVASFALNIRLQVSNFVFTGPPLNIPIGTAGPDNVDFTTSPAPVNYDGLAGDDKIVGSNFNDSLKGGDGNDTITGGLGLDGISGGSGTDLFVYRTTKEGGDKISDFTVGVDKFEFSASAFGNLTTTNFDGVTGVSPDITGKELVIFTGGSYASLEAAQAKAVGNSTTAGFFAFTNASNETVLYFDSNGTAAGGSTLIANLGTAASNLGTADFVFTGTIASSPTGTTTNSGSIVDLTAAGNTFPIAFNNFGSGAGGYNFTTPVLFTGDASANSVTGTEFADIFSGGSGADVLTGGAGADLFVYKATGEGGDTITDFTSGSDKFQFTASEFGNLTTTNFDGVTGSNPDITGQELVIFTGGSYASLQDAQAKALGNSTTAGFFAFTNASNETVLYFDSNGTAADGSTLIANLGTAATNLGTADFVFTGTIAASANGTTVTGTTTNSGSVADLTAAGNTFPVAFNNFGSGAGGYNFTTPVLFTGDASANSVTGTEFADIFSGGSGADILTGGAGGDLFVYKAAGEGGDTIADFTSGSDKFQFTASEFGNLTTTNFDGVTGSNPDITGQELVIFTGGSYASLQDAQAKALGNSTTAGFFAFTNASNETVLYFDSNGTAADGSTLIANLGTAATNLGTADFVFTGTIAASANGTTVTGTTTNSGSVADLTAAGNTFPVAFNNFGSGAGGYNFTTPVLFTGDASANSVTGTEFADIFSGGSGADILTGGAGGDLFVYKAAGEGGDTIADFTSGSDKFQFTASEFGNLTTTNFDGVTGSNPDITGQELVIFTGGSYASLQDAQAKALGNSTTAGFFAFTNASNETVLYFDSNGTAADGSTLIANLGTAATNLGTADFVFTGTIAASANGTTVTGTTTNSGSVADLTTAGNTFPIAFNNFGSGAGGYNFTTPVLFTGDATDNSVTGTEFADIFSGGSGADIFDGGLGNDSISGGLGNDSLFGGAGSDSLFGDEGNDTLIGGVGTNVLNGGAGLDVFVFSGTTADGGDFITNYSITDDVINLDSTGFAAFTTGSGPLGSSFYAYSSTVSDVTVFEATLTGPSIMAIYDGLSTKLYYDSNGSTVGGNSLFATVDVNLGPTGNTELFLF encoded by the coding sequence ATGGAAGAACGATTGGCGTTAGAAAATGAATCGGGAACACTTTTTCCCAAGCCAGATGAAACACAAAATTCTGTCGGGGGTTTAGACACTAACACCCCTACAATTTCCGCAGAGGACTCAACCAACTTAATTAATGAAGCGCTCGAAAGAGAGCTTGGCCTTGGCATCGTGGCCGATAACGACCAATTTACGACTGAGTTTAACGCCGTACCCGAAGAAGGTGCGGGCGACGACGCTGATGACAGCGGCATCGCTTTCCAGACTTTTGGAGGTACTGATGACGATGATGACGAGGACTTAGATGATGGCAACGGCATGGAACCGCGCCGCCGAGTCGTCGGTAGCAATGACGATGACTTAATTGTCGCCACCGGCAATCAGGATGAGATATACGGCAAAGAAGGCAAGGACGAAATCAAAGGAAACCGTCGCAACAAAAATAAAATCTACGCGGGTAAAGGTGACGACGATTGCGAGGGCGGCGATGAGGACGATGAAGTAAGGGGCGATCGTGGCAACGACAAGGTTAAGGGCGGCAAAGGCAACGACACCCTTAACGGCGGTAAAGATAACGATACCGTGATGGGCGGCGAAGGCAACGACACCTGCCAAGGCGATGACGGCGATGACTGGGCCCACGGCAACGAAGGAAAGGATAACGTTAAGGGCGGCGCCGGCAACGATAGCATCTACGGTGGCAAAGACGACGACGATTGCGGGGGCGACGAAGGCAACGATATCGTGCGCGGCGATCGAGGCAACGACAACGTTAGCGGCGGCGCTGGCAACGATACCGTTAACGGCGGCAAAGATAACGATATCGTGCGCGGCGATGCCGACAGCGACGTTTGCAGTGGCGACGATGGCAACGACAACGTTAGCGGCGGCACCGGTAACGATACCGTGAGCGGCGGTGCCGACAGCGACAAGTGTGAAGGCGACGACGGCGACGACAGCGTTAGCGGCGGCACCGGCAACGATACCGTGAGTGGCGGTGGCGGCAGCGACCAGGTTAGCGGCGACGACGGCGACGACAGCGTTAGCGGCGGCATCGGCGACGATACCCTGATGGGCGGCGACGGCAACGACAAGTGTGAAGGCAACGACGGCGACGACAGCGTGATGGGCGGTGCTGGCGACGACAGTGTGATGGGCGGTGGCGGCACCGATACCCTGGTGACTGGCGACGGCAATGACGTGGCAGACGGCGGCGACGGCGACGACAGCGTTAGCGGCGGCGGCGACGGCGAGGATACGCTGATGGGCGGCGACGGCAACGATACGCTGATGGGCGGTACTGGCAACCATACCTGTATCGGCGGTGGTGGAAATGACGTTTATGGCCTGAGTGACAGTAACTCTGGGGCAAGTGCAGTCATCAGTGACTACGAAGACGGCAAAGACAAGTTTATGCTGACTGGCGGCTTAAACTTTAACAGCTTGAGCTTTGTACAAGTCCAGGCCAATACCGAAATTCGGGTCAATAACAAGACGCTGGTGCAATTGTCGAATGTCAACGCAACGCAGATCGATGCTAGCGACTTTTTAGGAGTTGATCCTCAAACTCAAACTCCAAATCAAACTCCAACTCAAACTCCAACTCCAACTGCGAACCCGATTTTTAACCCTCCGCGAGTCGGAGCTAATAAGAACGGCGTTGCTGGTTCCAGCGGCGGCGAGCAAACTATTAGTCGTGAGTTGTTGGAGTTTGTCGATGACCAGCAAGGTCCTAGCGGCATAACCTACACGGTAACCGAGCTGCCCGATCCTACAACCGGCCAACTATTCTTTAAGGGAGTCGCCGTACAACCCGGTTCGACCTTCACTCAAGCAGACATTAACGCAGGCTTCGTAAGTTTCAAAGCGACATTAGGTTATAAGGGTAAGGCTGGTTTTGGCTTTAAAGTTAGCAACGGCAGAGCAGAGTTCCCCAGCCAGCGTTTTAGCGTCAATGTCGAGCAAAATGTCTTTAACTTTGCTGGCACTACAGAACCTCAAGTTATTGTCGGTTCTGCGACGCTCGATAACGACATCGAAGGCAGCGATGGTGACGATGACATTACAGCCGGCACAGGTAAGGACAAAATCATCGGTGGCAAAGGCAAGGACAAAATTAAAGCAGGCGATGGCGATAACGATATCGACAGCGGCGATGACGATGACGATATCGTAGTCGGTAAAGGCAAAAACAAAATCATCAGCGGCAAAGGCAAGGACAAAATTAAAGTCGGCGATGGCGATAACGATATCGACAGTGGCGATGACGATGACGATATCGAAGTCGGTAAAGGCAAAAACAAAATAAAAGGAGGCTTGGGCAACGACAAAATTAAAGGTGGCGATGATGATGACTCGATCGAAGGTGGTCTAGGAACCAATATTCTCACTGGGGGTGCTGGAAAGGATAGCTTTATTTACCGCACTTCCCGCCAAGAGATTCAAACAGTTGCAGAAGCTGACTTTATTACTGACTTTAATGTCACTGACGATGTTTTAGAGCTTTCTACGGCAGCTTTTGGTAATCTCAGCGTTTCTAGCTTGACCCGACTGGACATTACTCTTAATTCTGCTCCTGGGTCGATCGGCAGCGCTAATTTGCTCGACTTCACTCTGGATACCAGTGTTACCAGCATCGCGACTTTGCAAGCCCGGTTTGCACAGTTGGGTGGCAACCCAGAGGCGCCTATTTTCTGTCAGTTTACAGATGCCGCTACCGGCCGTTCTGTACTGGTATTTGCTGTTGGGGCGCGCTTTGAAATTGTGGCCAGTTTCGCGCTGAACATTCGCCTGCAAGTCAGTAACTTTGTCTTCACGGGCCCGCCACTAAATATTCCTATCGGTACTGCCGGCCCTGACAATGTGGATTTCACCACTTCTCCGGCCCCAGTTAATTACGATGGTTTAGCAGGCGATGACAAGATTGTCGGCAGCAACTTTAACGATAGCCTCAAGGGCGGCGACGGCAACGATACCATCACCGGCGGCCTCGGTTTGGATGGCATCAGCGGTGGCAGTGGTACGGATCTGTTTGTTTACAGGACAACTAAAGAAGGCGGCGATAAAATTTCCGACTTTACTGTTGGGGTAGACAAATTCGAGTTTAGCGCGAGCGCTTTCGGCAATTTGACTACGACTAACTTTGACGGTGTTACCGGGGTCTCTCCTGACATTACTGGCAAAGAGTTAGTGATTTTCACAGGCGGCAGTTATGCCTCTTTGGAAGCTGCACAAGCTAAAGCCGTGGGCAATTCTACAACTGCTGGTTTCTTCGCATTTACGAATGCCTCGAACGAGACGGTGTTGTATTTTGACTCGAACGGGACCGCAGCAGGTGGTTCTACCTTGATTGCGAATCTGGGTACTGCTGCTAGCAATCTGGGAACGGCGGACTTTGTATTTACAGGTACCATCGCCTCTTCTCCTACTGGTACTACAACCAACTCAGGCAGCATTGTTGATTTAACTGCTGCTGGGAACACTTTCCCCATCGCCTTTAACAATTTCGGTTCAGGTGCTGGCGGTTACAACTTCACCACTCCTGTCTTGTTTACCGGAGATGCGAGTGCTAACAGCGTCACTGGTACTGAGTTTGCTGACATCTTCAGCGGCGGTTCTGGTGCAGATGTTCTGACTGGCGGTGCTGGTGCGGATCTGTTTGTTTACAAAGCAACAGGCGAAGGCGGTGATACAATTACCGACTTTACCTCTGGAAGTGACAAATTCCAGTTTACCGCGAGCGAATTCGGCAATTTGACTACGACTAACTTTGACGGTGTGACGGGTTCAAATCCTGACATTACTGGTCAAGAGTTAGTGATTTTCACAGGCGGAAGTTATGCCTCTTTGCAAGATGCACAAGCTAAAGCCCTGGGCAATTCTACAACGGCTGGTTTCTTCGCATTTACGAATGCCTCGAACGAGACGGTGTTGTATTTTGACTCGAACGGTACCGCAGCCGATGGTTCTACCTTGATTGCGAATTTGGGTACGGCTGCTACCAATCTGGGAACGGCGGACTTTGTATTCACAGGTACGATCGCCGCTTCTGCCAATGGCACTACTGTGACTGGTACTACTACCAACTCAGGCAGCGTTGCTGATTTAACTGCTGCTGGGAACACTTTCCCCGTCGCCTTTAACAATTTCGGTTCAGGTGCTGGCGGTTACAACTTCACCACTCCTGTCTTGTTTACCGGAGATGCGAGTGCTAACAGCGTCACGGGTACTGAGTTTGCTGACATCTTTAGCGGCGGCAGCGGTGCAGATATTCTGACTGGCGGTGCTGGTGGGGATCTGTTTGTTTACAAAGCAGCAGGCGAAGGCGGTGATACAATTGCCGACTTTACCTCTGGAAGTGACAAATTCCAGTTTACCGCGAGCGAATTCGGCAATTTGACTACGACTAACTTTGACGGTGTGACGGGTTCAAATCCTGACATTACTGGCCAAGAGTTAGTGATTTTCACAGGCGGAAGTTATGCCTCTTTGCAAGATGCACAAGCTAAAGCCCTGGGCAATTCTACAACGGCTGGTTTCTTCGCATTTACGAATGCCTCGAACGAGACTGTGTTGTATTTTGACTCGAACGGTACCGCAGCCGATGGTTCTACCTTGATTGCGAATTTGGGTACGGCTGCTACCAATCTGGGAACGGCGGACTTTGTATTCACAGGTACGATCGCCGCTTCTGCCAATGGCACTACTGTGACTGGTACTACTACCAACTCAGGCAGCGTTGCTGATTTAACTGCTGCTGGGAACACTTTCCCCGTCGCCTTTAACAATTTCGGTTCAGGTGCTGGCGGTTACAACTTCACCACTCCTGTCTTGTTTACCGGAGATGCGAGTGCTAACAGCGTCACGGGTACTGAGTTTGCTGACATCTTTAGCGGCGGCAGCGGTGCAGATATTCTGACTGGCGGTGCTGGTGGGGATCTGTTTGTTTACAAAGCAGCAGGCGAAGGCGGTGATACAATTGCCGACTTTACCTCTGGAAGTGACAAATTCCAGTTTACCGCGAGCGAATTCGGCAATTTGACTACGACTAACTTTGACGGTGTGACGGGTTCAAATCCTGACATTACTGGCCAAGAGTTAGTGATTTTCACAGGCGGAAGTTATGCCTCTTTGCAAGATGCACAAGCTAAAGCCCTGGGCAATTCTACAACGGCTGGTTTCTTCGCATTTACGAATGCCTCGAACGAGACTGTGTTGTATTTTGACTCGAACGGTACCGCAGCCGATGGTTCTACCTTGATTGCGAATTTGGGTACTGCTGCTACCAATCTGGGAACGGCGGACTTTGTATTCACAGGTACGATCGCCGCTTCTGCCAATGGCACTACTGTTACTGGTACTACTACCAACTCAGGCAGCGTTGCTGATTTAACTACGGCTGGAAATACTTTCCCCATCGCCTTTAACAATTTCGGTTCAGGTGCTGGCGGTTACAACTTCACCACTCCTGTCTTGTTTACCGGAGATGCGACTGATAACAGCGTCACGGGTACTGAGTTTGCTGACATCTTCAGCGGCGGTTCTGGTGCCGACATTTTCGACGGCGGTTTGGGTAACGACAGCATTTCCGGCGGTTTGGGTAACGACAGTCTCTTCGGCGGCGCAGGTAGCGACAGTCTCTTCGGCGACGAGGGGAATGACACTTTAATCGGCGGTGTAGGAACCAATGTTCTCAACGGCGGTGCTGGTTTGGATGTGTTTGTGTTCAGCGGAACTACTGCTGACGGCGGGGATTTCATTACCAATTACAGCATTACTGATGATGTAATTAACCTCGACAGCACTGGTTTTGCAGCCTTTACAACCGGATCTGGGCCTTTGGGTTCGAGTTTCTACGCTTACAGCAGCACAGTGTCTGATGTAACTGTGTTTGAAGCAACTTTAACCGGGCCGTCCATCATGGCTATCTACGACGGTTTGTCTACTAAACTGTATTACGATAGCAACGGTTCTACGGTTGGTGGTAACAGTTTGTTTGCCACTGTGGATGTCAATTTGGGACCGACCGGTAATACTGAATTGTTCTTGTTCTAA